The following proteins are co-located in the Pyrobaculum calidifontis JCM 11548 genome:
- the gatE gene encoding Glu-tRNA(Gln) amidotransferase subunit GatE has translation MDYRALGLKVGLEIHIQLNTRRKLFCHCPPVLRDDEPHFRLERRLHISLSELGAVDPAVVWEVRKRRRYVYEGYRDTTCLVELDEEPPHLPDEEALVTALGVAKMFNAKPFDELHVMRKIVVDGSNVSGFQRTVLVAYGGRAKILGYDIGVETIALEEDAARKMGEEGKAVIYRLDRLGIPLIEIATEPMSYSPQQVEEVAWIIGYSVKITGRAKRGVGTVRQDVNVSIAGGAKTEIKGVPDLSLIPKVIEYEAQRQVNLLKIAEELKKRGVASVELSTVDVTDVFSNTKSKLVKRVLEAGGRVVAVKAPGFRKLLGFEVQPGRRFGTELADYVRAWTELGGLLHSDELPGYGISADEVRAVEQRVGVDSYVLLMGVEAAELEEAARVVVDRLNAALRGVPEETRGANPDGTTRFLRPRPGAARMYPETDLPPIKVTFELLKRAEEVAKVSLEGKIAELTSMGLSKDLALRLVKSPHLEKFEEFVARFKSLPPQLIASIMLNTAKALAREGVEVSEEKLASVFEALENKVITKEAVEDVLRAMKPGESAAEVAKRLGLVRLPFEEVRKIVEEVAKEVGREKALGEVMRRYRGRVDAEDVRRALSELHF, from the coding sequence ATGGATTACAGGGCGCTGGGCCTCAAGGTCGGCCTCGAGATTCACATTCAGTTGAACACCAGGCGGAAGCTCTTCTGCCACTGTCCCCCCGTGCTCCGAGACGACGAGCCTCACTTTAGGCTGGAAAGGCGGCTTCACATATCGCTCAGCGAGCTGGGCGCCGTGGACCCGGCGGTGGTTTGGGAGGTGAGGAAGAGGCGCCGGTACGTGTACGAGGGGTACCGGGATACCACGTGCCTTGTGGAGCTAGACGAGGAGCCGCCCCACCTGCCCGACGAGGAGGCCTTGGTCACTGCGCTTGGGGTTGCGAAGATGTTCAATGCGAAGCCTTTCGACGAGTTGCACGTGATGCGCAAGATAGTCGTCGACGGGAGCAACGTCTCCGGCTTCCAGAGGACGGTCTTAGTGGCCTATGGGGGGAGGGCCAAGATCTTGGGCTACGACATTGGGGTGGAGACAATTGCGCTTGAGGAAGACGCGGCGCGGAAGATGGGCGAGGAGGGGAAGGCCGTGATCTATAGGCTGGACAGACTGGGGATCCCCCTGATCGAGATTGCGACGGAGCCCATGTCCTACTCCCCCCAGCAGGTGGAAGAGGTGGCGTGGATCATCGGCTACAGCGTGAAGATCACTGGGAGGGCCAAGCGCGGGGTGGGCACAGTGAGGCAGGACGTAAACGTGTCCATCGCGGGGGGCGCCAAGACCGAGATAAAGGGCGTGCCGGACCTCTCCCTAATTCCAAAGGTTATTGAGTACGAGGCGCAGAGGCAGGTAAACCTGTTGAAGATAGCGGAGGAGTTGAAAAAGAGGGGTGTCGCCTCCGTCGAGCTGTCCACTGTGGACGTGACAGACGTCTTCTCCAACACGAAGTCTAAGCTGGTGAAGAGGGTCCTAGAGGCGGGGGGCCGAGTCGTCGCGGTTAAGGCGCCTGGGTTTAGGAAGTTGTTGGGGTTTGAAGTTCAGCCGGGGAGGCGGTTTGGGACTGAGCTGGCGGACTACGTCAGGGCGTGGACTGAGCTCGGCGGCTTGCTCCACAGCGACGAGTTGCCGGGCTATGGCATTTCGGCGGATGAGGTGAGGGCCGTGGAGCAGAGGGTGGGCGTGGACTCCTACGTCTTGCTCATGGGCGTCGAGGCGGCTGAGCTGGAGGAGGCGGCTAGAGTCGTGGTGGACCGGCTTAACGCGGCTTTGAGGGGGGTGCCGGAGGAGACTAGGGGGGCCAACCCAGACGGCACGACTAGGTTCCTCCGCCCGAGGCCGGGGGCGGCGAGGATGTACCCTGAGACCGACCTGCCGCCCATCAAGGTGACTTTCGAGCTTTTGAAGAGGGCTGAGGAGGTGGCCAAGGTTAGCCTGGAGGGGAAGATCGCCGAGCTCACGTCCATGGGCTTGAGCAAGGATCTGGCCCTCAGGCTGGTGAAGTCTCCGCATTTGGAGAAGTTCGAGGAGTTTGTGGCTAGGTTTAAGTCTCTACCGCCTCAGCTCATTGCGTCGATCATGTTGAACACGGCTAAGGCCCTCGCCAGGGAGGGGGTGGAGGTGTCTGAGGAGAAGCTGGCCTCAGTCTTCGAGGCCCTTGAGAACAAGGTTATTACGAAGGAGGCCGTGGAGGACGTGTTGAGGGCTATGAAGCCCGGTGAGTCGGCCGCCGAGGTTGCGAAGAGGCTTGGGCTAGTTAGACTGCCGTTTGAGGAAGTGCGGAAGATTGTGGAGGAGGTGGCCAAGGAGGTGGGGAGGGAGAAGGCCTTGGGCGAGGTCATGAGGAGGTACAGGGGGCGGGTGGACGCCGAGGACGTAAGGCGGGCTCTCTCTGAGTTACATTTTTAA
- a CDS encoding rRNA biogenesis protein Nop56/Nop58 (functions along with aFIB and aL7a; guides 2'-O-methylation of ribose to specific sites in RNAs) — protein sequence MAKVYILTDVLGFLAVDEGGRVVDKELFERKLDAVAAKLLELEKSNPVPELLKLVERVGKMGTVVVEDPELARKLVAATKLEVVAESPAPLLVEVRRNFDKYLPELGLSWEEYRKFLFEVSDLVTRLKLRQAVEKRDLFIAQAISALDDVDKILNLIASRIREWYGLHFPELEELVRDNKEYVKIVYHIGHRSKISEEALTKVLPGLPEERVKRIVEAAKKSIGAEMSEWDLDQIKAYAEVFLKLDAYRESLATYIDDAMKDVAPNIRELVGPLLGARLIKLAGGLTRMAFLPASTIQVLGAEKALFRALRTGGKPPKHGVIFQYPEIFRSPRWQRGKIARALAAKLAIAAKADAFTGNFIAPRLKEELMKRIQEIKTLYAKPPPKAPQPQAKAPPPPPKGGERRQPPPPPSRRRR from the coding sequence ATGGCGAAAGTTTACATACTGACGGACGTCTTGGGCTTCCTCGCAGTGGACGAGGGAGGCAGGGTGGTGGACAAGGAGCTGTTTGAGCGAAAATTAGACGCCGTCGCCGCCAAGCTCTTGGAGTTGGAGAAGTCTAACCCAGTCCCCGAGTTGCTTAAGCTGGTGGAGCGCGTGGGGAAGATGGGCACAGTGGTGGTGGAGGACCCAGAGCTGGCTAGGAAGCTTGTCGCGGCGACGAAGCTCGAGGTAGTGGCCGAGAGTCCCGCCCCCCTGTTGGTAGAGGTGAGGCGTAACTTCGATAAGTACCTGCCGGAGCTGGGCCTCTCCTGGGAGGAGTACAGGAAGTTCTTGTTCGAGGTAAGCGACTTGGTCACTAGGCTTAAGCTTAGGCAGGCCGTGGAGAAGAGAGACCTCTTCATAGCGCAGGCCATAAGCGCGCTCGACGACGTGGACAAGATTCTGAACCTCATCGCGTCGAGGATCAGGGAGTGGTATGGGCTCCACTTCCCAGAGCTTGAGGAGCTGGTGAGAGACAACAAGGAGTACGTCAAAATCGTCTACCACATCGGCCACAGGTCTAAAATCAGCGAAGAGGCCTTGACAAAGGTCCTGCCTGGCTTGCCCGAGGAGAGAGTTAAAAGGATTGTAGAGGCGGCTAAGAAGAGCATTGGCGCCGAGATGTCGGAGTGGGACTTGGACCAAATCAAGGCCTACGCCGAGGTGTTTCTAAAGCTAGACGCTTACCGCGAAAGCTTGGCCACCTACATCGACGACGCCATGAAGGACGTGGCACCCAACATTAGAGAGCTCGTGGGCCCCCTGCTCGGCGCGAGGCTGATAAAGCTGGCCGGCGGCCTAACGCGTATGGCCTTTCTGCCCGCCTCAACGATACAAGTCCTCGGGGCAGAGAAGGCCCTATTCCGCGCCTTGAGGACTGGGGGCAAGCCGCCAAAGCACGGCGTGATATTCCAGTACCCGGAGATATTTAGGTCGCCTCGCTGGCAGAGGGGGAAGATAGCGAGGGCTCTCGCGGCTAAGCTGGCGATAGCAGCTAAGGCAGACGCCTTCACTGGGAACTTCATCGCGCCGAGACTAAAGGAGGAGTTAATGAAAAGGATACAGGAGATAAAGACGCTCTACGCCAAGCCTCCCCCCAAGGCGCCTCAGCCCCAGGCCAAGGCACCTCCGCCTCCTCCCAAGGGCGGCGAGAGGCGCCAGCCCCCGCCTCCACCGTCGCGCAGACGGCGTTAA
- a CDS encoding fibrillarin-like rRNA/tRNA 2'-O-methyltransferase: protein MSIEVVEVRPHELHYGVYVVRFEDGTERLATRNLTPGRRVYGERLIKWEGVEYREWNPYRSKLAAAILNGLKLVPIREGTHMLYLGAASGTTPSHISDIVGERGLIYSVEFSPRVFREFMEKLVDQGRRNVIPILGDARFPYQYAHYIKGVDVVYIDVAQPAQAKILADNADYFLKPGGYVMLVIKAMSIDVTAPATETFKQEINTLKERGFDVLETVHLEPYDTAHAMVIARK, encoded by the coding sequence ATGTCAATTGAGGTTGTCGAAGTTAGACCACACGAACTTCACTACGGCGTATACGTGGTAAGGTTCGAGGACGGAACCGAGCGGCTTGCCACAAGAAATCTCACTCCGGGCAGGCGGGTCTACGGGGAGCGTTTGATAAAGTGGGAGGGGGTAGAGTACAGGGAGTGGAACCCCTACCGCTCCAAGCTCGCTGCGGCGATTTTAAACGGCCTAAAACTTGTCCCAATTAGGGAGGGGACACACATGCTGTACCTAGGGGCCGCCTCTGGCACTACGCCAAGCCACATAAGCGACATAGTTGGAGAGAGGGGGCTGATCTACTCCGTGGAGTTCTCCCCCCGCGTATTCCGAGAGTTTATGGAAAAGCTAGTGGACCAGGGGAGGAGAAACGTTATACCAATTCTCGGAGATGCCAGATTCCCGTACCAATATGCCCACTACATCAAGGGAGTCGACGTAGTCTACATCGACGTGGCGCAGCCGGCCCAAGCCAAGATCTTAGCCGACAACGCGGACTACTTCCTAAAGCCCGGCGGCTATGTCATGTTGGTGATAAAGGCCATGAGCATCGACGTGACTGCGCCTGCTACTGAAACGTTTAAACAAGAGATTAACACCCTCAAGGAGAGAGGCTTCGACGTGTTGGAGACAGTACACCTAGAGCCCTACGACACGGCACATGCGATGGTTATCGCGCGGAAGTAG
- a CDS encoding FAD-dependent oxidoreductase yields MKFLLRCRPETKKPPTGKKVAIIGAGPAGLGAAGVLLCNGHEVHIYDALPEPGGLLIFGIPPFRVPREGVREGVRELAEAGAVFFTSTFVYCGEKPHEHEALLLVKQYISLEELVQKYDAVLITTGTWRSRSLNVPGEDLPGVYKALDYLFRIYAHQLGYLPKEKVYPTGRKVLVVGAGLTAVDAALEAKLQGAEKVVVAYRRTINEAPAGRKTIETELIAKGIEFRELINPVAFLGSGKLEKVRFIRMRLGAPDKSGRPRPEPVPGSEFEEEFDTVLIAAGEEPTPPGKCLGIEFNPDGTIKVDEKMQTTRRGVFAAGDVVTGPSLIGKALGSGMRAAAFIDEYLRSTSAR; encoded by the coding sequence ATGAAGTTCCTACTGAGGTGTAGGCCAGAGACAAAGAAGCCCCCAACGGGGAAGAAGGTGGCAATCATTGGCGCAGGGCCCGCCGGCCTAGGCGCTGCTGGCGTGTTGCTGTGCAACGGCCACGAGGTCCACATATACGACGCCCTGCCCGAGCCCGGGGGCTTGCTCATATTTGGGATACCGCCCTTCAGAGTGCCCCGCGAAGGCGTGAGAGAGGGCGTAAGAGAGCTAGCAGAGGCCGGCGCCGTGTTTTTCACATCTACCTTCGTCTACTGCGGCGAGAAGCCTCACGAACACGAGGCCCTCCTCTTGGTGAAACAGTACATAAGCTTGGAGGAGCTTGTACAGAAGTACGACGCGGTGTTGATAACCACGGGGACTTGGAGGAGCAGGTCGCTTAACGTGCCTGGCGAAGACTTGCCAGGCGTCTACAAGGCCTTGGACTACCTATTTAGAATCTACGCCCACCAGCTAGGCTACTTGCCCAAGGAAAAGGTGTACCCAACTGGCAGAAAGGTGCTGGTTGTAGGCGCTGGGCTTACGGCAGTGGACGCCGCCTTGGAGGCCAAGCTACAGGGCGCCGAGAAGGTAGTTGTGGCGTATAGGCGCACTATAAACGAGGCGCCCGCGGGGAGAAAGACCATAGAGACAGAGCTCATCGCAAAGGGCATAGAGTTCAGAGAGTTGATAAACCCAGTGGCGTTTCTCGGCTCTGGGAAGCTGGAAAAGGTCAGGTTCATTAGGATGAGGCTGGGGGCGCCTGACAAGTCGGGGAGGCCGAGGCCGGAGCCTGTGCCGGGTAGTGAGTTTGAGGAAGAGTTCGACACCGTGCTCATAGCGGCGGGGGAGGAGCCAACGCCGCCGGGGAAGTGCCTTGGCATCGAGTTTAACCCAGACGGCACTATAAAAGTAGACGAGAAAATGCAGACGACACGTAGAGGCGTGTTCGCCGCGGGGGACGTGGTGACTGGGCCGTCGCTTATTGGAAAAGCGCTGGGCTCTGGGATGCGCGCCGCAGCCTTTATAGACGAGTATCTAAGATCTACTTCCGCGCGATAA
- the cmk gene encoding (d)CMP kinase, whose product MVVVAISGQPGSGKTTVAREVARVLKLPMVSSGSIFRELAAKYGMDLLEFHKYAEQNTEIDKIVDSIALEKAKAGNVVLEGHLTAWIVRPYADVCIYLKASKEVRARRVAMRDGVSFDAALREIEERERLNKKRYLAIYEIDIDNLSIFDLVLDTSYLSINDTVRISLDFICTSLNSKYMKNFC is encoded by the coding sequence ATGGTAGTTGTAGCAATATCTGGACAGCCGGGCAGCGGCAAGACCACTGTGGCGCGGGAGGTGGCCCGGGTTTTAAAATTGCCCATGGTGTCTTCGGGGTCTATTTTTCGAGAGCTTGCGGCGAAATACGGCATGGATCTGCTAGAGTTTCACAAATATGCCGAGCAGAACACTGAGATAGATAAAATAGTGGACTCCATTGCCTTGGAGAAGGCCAAGGCCGGCAACGTGGTGCTAGAGGGCCACTTAACGGCGTGGATTGTCAGACCCTACGCAGATGTGTGTATATACCTCAAGGCGTCTAAAGAGGTTAGGGCCAGGCGAGTGGCTATGAGAGACGGCGTAAGCTTTGACGCCGCGTTGAGGGAGATAGAGGAGAGGGAGAGGCTGAACAAGAAGAGGTATTTGGCGATATACGAAATAGACATTGATAACCTATCTATTTTTGACTTAGTTTTAGACACATCTTACCTATCTATTAATGATACTGTCAGGATAAGCCTAGACTTTATATGTACTTCATTAAATTCAAAGTACATGAAAAACTTCTGTTAA
- a CDS encoding 50S ribosomal protein L34e: MPRPAYRSRSLRRVKVKTPGGRTVVHYEKRAKGVPKCAVTGQPLGGMNSKVYRFGISTRAPSRPYGGVVSHKVLARAIRYAVRR; encoded by the coding sequence ATGCCCAGGCCAGCCTACCGCTCCCGGAGCCTAAGGAGAGTAAAAGTAAAGACGCCTGGGGGCCGCACAGTGGTACACTACGAGAAGCGCGCAAAGGGCGTGCCGAAGTGCGCCGTGACTGGGCAACCCCTCGGCGGGATGAACTCCAAAGTCTATAGATTTGGCATTTCCACACGGGCCCCAAGCAGGCCCTACGGCGGCGTTGTTTCCCACAAGGTATTAGCCAGGGCCATTAGGTACGCAGTACGCCGCTGA
- the tuf gene encoding translation elongation factor EF-1 subunit alpha, protein MPSIVLPPKPTALQKPHINLAVVGHVDNGKSTLVGRLLYETGYVDEKAFKEIEEMAKKMGKEDFAFAWILDRFKEERERGVTIEATHVGFETQKLFITIIDLPGHRDFVKNMIVGASQADAALFVISARPGEFETAIGPQGQGREHLFLIRTLGIQQLVVAVNKMDAVNYDQKRYEQVKAEVSKLLKLLGYDPSKIHFVPVSAIKGDNVRTKSPNTPWYQGPTLLEVLDTFQPPPRPTDKPLRMPIQDVFSITGAGTVVVGRVETGVLKVGDKVVIVPPAKVGDVRSIETHHMKLEQAQPGDNVGVNVRGINKEDVKRGDVLGKVDNIPTVAEEIVARIVVLWHPTAIGPGYAPVMHIHTATVPVQIVELVSKLDPRTGQAVEQKPQFIKQGDVAIVKIKPLKPVVAEKFSDFPPLGRFALRDMGRTIAAGQILEVKPAQVQIK, encoded by the coding sequence ATGCCGTCTATAGTACTGCCACCAAAACCCACGGCACTACAGAAGCCGCACATAAACCTAGCAGTGGTAGGCCACGTGGACAACGGCAAGTCTACGCTGGTCGGCCGCCTGCTCTATGAGACTGGGTACGTGGACGAGAAGGCGTTTAAGGAGATTGAGGAAATGGCTAAGAAGATGGGTAAGGAGGACTTCGCATTTGCGTGGATTCTAGATAGATTCAAAGAGGAGAGAGAGCGCGGCGTGACGATAGAGGCTACTCACGTGGGCTTTGAGACGCAGAAGCTCTTCATCACAATTATCGACTTGCCGGGGCACAGGGACTTCGTGAAGAACATGATCGTCGGCGCCAGCCAGGCCGACGCGGCCCTCTTCGTAATCTCGGCGAGGCCGGGCGAGTTTGAGACCGCGATAGGCCCACAGGGGCAGGGAAGAGAGCACTTGTTCTTGATAAGGACGCTGGGTATACAGCAGTTAGTTGTTGCTGTGAACAAAATGGACGCTGTTAACTACGATCAGAAGAGGTATGAGCAAGTGAAGGCTGAGGTGTCTAAGCTCCTCAAGCTCCTCGGCTATGACCCCAGCAAGATCCACTTTGTACCCGTCAGCGCCATTAAGGGCGACAACGTAAGAACGAAGTCTCCCAACACGCCTTGGTACCAGGGGCCGACGCTTCTGGAAGTTCTCGACACCTTCCAGCCGCCTCCCAGGCCTACGGACAAGCCGCTTAGAATGCCTATACAGGACGTGTTCTCCATCACTGGCGCTGGGACTGTGGTAGTGGGCAGAGTGGAGACTGGGGTGCTTAAGGTGGGCGACAAGGTGGTCATAGTCCCGCCGGCCAAGGTGGGCGACGTCAGATCTATTGAGACTCACCACATGAAGCTTGAGCAGGCGCAGCCGGGCGACAACGTTGGCGTAAACGTGAGGGGCATTAACAAGGAGGATGTGAAGCGCGGCGACGTGTTGGGCAAAGTTGACAATATCCCAACGGTGGCTGAGGAGATCGTGGCCCGTATTGTAGTTCTCTGGCACCCCACGGCGATTGGGCCTGGCTATGCGCCAGTGATGCACATACACACGGCCACTGTGCCAGTTCAGATAGTGGAGCTGGTGTCTAAGCTTGACCCACGTACTGGCCAGGCCGTGGAGCAGAAGCCTCAGTTCATTAAGCAGGGCGACGTGGCCATTGTGAAAATCAAGCCGCTTAAGCCTGTGGTGGCTGAGAAGTTCAGCGACTTCCCGCCGCTTGGCCGCTTCGCGCTCCGCGACATGGGTAGGACAATTGCCGCTGGCCAAATACTAGAGGTTAAGCCGGCGCAGGTCCAGATTAAGTAA
- a CDS encoding helicase HerA domain-containing protein, whose amino-acid sequence MEKIGVVIRSPSIYYYIFRPFRGIEIDVGTFVAVEVDGARVLSKVTAVRHRNTATDPRLIAHFDDVETVDTVKETLGIEDALYYTEAKAVVLGARRGGRIYRPQKPVKPLSYVYKASKSELEEFFAPRSDGVYITVGTVKGTDIPVRIDAERLVTHHCAILASTGAGKSWLAGVIVERLSLLDIPIIIVDPHGEYSAMSIPATDKGKQVSEKVRIYVVGKVDVKHVDEAFAQRYGHPRVYTRVGINPRSLPPRTLEKILADLYGLTDAQRRILEEGWQQATSYGERQPLTSVEELVKEVLDGGRHVAPPGYAGEMALRGLEGRLKSLFYNSPIFITMYGETYQGEPLKLIDPQAYATSPNIHVFDLSGLDSLDQQIFLAVLLDQLYRLATRRRIATTFTVVEEAHIFAPSSAQSVSRSYLARIAREGRKFGLGLCLITQRPAKLDQDVASQAMTQIFKRMINPNDLKYVANVAEQLEDPRLLKTLNEDDAVVVGVSVPAPLLITVGERWTNHGGITPRLRKEVT is encoded by the coding sequence GTGGAAAAGATCGGCGTCGTCATACGGTCGCCCTCTATATACTACTACATATTCAGGCCCTTTAGAGGTATAGAAATAGACGTGGGGACTTTCGTCGCCGTGGAGGTGGACGGGGCCCGCGTCTTATCGAAGGTGACGGCGGTTAGGCACAGAAACACTGCCACGGACCCACGGCTCATAGCCCACTTCGACGACGTCGAGACCGTAGACACGGTGAAAGAGACGTTGGGCATAGAAGACGCCCTCTACTACACAGAGGCAAAGGCAGTGGTCCTGGGAGCCCGCAGAGGAGGGAGGATCTATAGGCCTCAGAAGCCGGTCAAGCCCCTCTCCTACGTCTACAAGGCGTCAAAATCTGAGCTTGAGGAGTTCTTCGCCCCGAGAAGCGACGGCGTGTATATAACAGTGGGCACAGTAAAGGGCACAGACATACCAGTGCGCATAGACGCAGAGAGGCTCGTCACCCACCACTGCGCAATACTGGCAAGCACTGGGGCGGGGAAGAGCTGGCTCGCGGGAGTCATAGTGGAGAGACTGAGCCTATTAGACATACCTATCATAATCGTGGACCCCCACGGGGAATACTCCGCCATGTCTATCCCCGCCACAGACAAGGGGAAGCAGGTATCTGAAAAAGTGCGGATATACGTAGTGGGGAAGGTAGACGTCAAACACGTCGACGAGGCCTTCGCCCAGCGGTACGGCCACCCACGTGTATACACTAGGGTGGGGATAAACCCCCGCAGTCTGCCGCCAAGGACCTTGGAAAAGATCCTCGCCGACTTGTACGGTCTCACAGACGCCCAGAGGCGGATACTGGAGGAGGGGTGGCAACAGGCGACGAGCTACGGCGAGAGACAGCCCCTAACCTCGGTGGAGGAGCTCGTAAAAGAGGTACTCGACGGCGGCAGACACGTGGCACCGCCTGGATACGCGGGAGAGATGGCCCTAAGAGGGCTGGAGGGCAGGCTGAAGTCCCTATTCTACAACAGCCCCATCTTCATAACCATGTACGGAGAGACCTACCAGGGAGAGCCGCTGAAGTTGATAGACCCCCAGGCCTACGCCACCTCGCCCAACATACATGTCTTCGACCTCTCTGGGCTAGACAGCCTAGACCAACAGATCTTCCTCGCAGTGCTCCTAGACCAGTTGTACAGACTCGCCACAAGGCGCAGAATAGCCACCACCTTCACAGTAGTAGAAGAGGCGCACATCTTCGCCCCCAGCTCCGCACAGTCTGTCAGCAGGAGCTACTTGGCGAGAATAGCAAGAGAGGGGAGAAAGTTCGGCCTCGGGCTCTGCCTAATAACACAGAGGCCGGCAAAGCTTGACCAAGACGTGGCCTCGCAGGCCATGACTCAGATCTTTAAACGCATGATAAACCCCAACGACCTAAAGTACGTGGCCAACGTCGCCGAGCAGCTGGAGGACCCACGGCTACTAAAGACCTTAAACGAGGACGACGCGGTGGTAGTGGGGGTGTCCGTCCCGGCGCCCCTGTTAATAACAGTGGGAGAAAGGTGGACAAACCACGGGGGTATAACGCCGAGGTTGAGAAAAGAGGTTACTTAA
- a CDS encoding diphthamide synthesis protein, which yields MEHVEVHPKAWEADRDTLIEAPPGFKWLALKIAEKTGAAVSGRPVWGSCDVRIDPRYRRIFHLGHGVPPNIAHLLKKNLGASLEKVEEDVYRLAAGGVEVYFLPVYYKPPPRLPRPEVEGKIYYPLPYRRIAEVVQRETGFPMAKEPITGCWVGEPPGEVAYVVATGSFYPLTVKLFYPHTRVYQIDPFRGEVKDVESEFARLMKLKARAHIAETKRVGVILTTKPGQRQEEKARELAERGFLLIVLDEVTPEYIDDLQLDLVINTACPRIGLDDLDRVKTPILNYYEYKEGLDPRAAARLL from the coding sequence GTGGAACACGTAGAAGTGCACCCAAAGGCGTGGGAGGCCGACCGCGACACCCTGATCGAGGCGCCGCCCGGCTTTAAGTGGCTTGCGCTAAAGATCGCAGAGAAAACCGGCGCCGCCGTCTCCGGAAGGCCCGTCTGGGGCAGTTGCGACGTGAGAATTGACCCACGCTACAGGCGAATCTTCCACCTCGGCCACGGCGTTCCGCCCAACATAGCGCACTTGCTTAAGAAGAACCTGGGCGCGTCTCTGGAAAAAGTCGAGGAAGACGTCTACCGGCTAGCGGCCGGAGGCGTGGAGGTCTACTTCCTCCCCGTCTACTACAAGCCCCCGCCGCGCCTCCCCCGGCCAGAGGTCGAGGGAAAGATATACTACCCACTGCCCTACAGGAGAATCGCCGAAGTAGTCCAGAGAGAGACGGGGTTCCCAATGGCCAAGGAGCCCATCACGGGCTGCTGGGTAGGCGAGCCACCAGGCGAGGTGGCCTACGTAGTTGCCACAGGCTCCTTCTACCCCCTCACAGTCAAGCTCTTCTACCCGCACACAAGGGTGTACCAAATAGACCCGTTCAGAGGCGAGGTCAAAGACGTCGAGAGCGAGTTTGCACGGCTTATGAAGCTGAAGGCCAGGGCCCACATCGCCGAGACGAAGAGAGTCGGCGTGATTTTGACCACAAAGCCCGGCCAGAGGCAGGAGGAGAAGGCACGCGAGCTCGCAGAGAGGGGCTTCCTCCTCATCGTCTTAGACGAGGTGACCCCCGAGTATATAGACGACTTGCAGCTAGATTTGGTAATAAACACGGCGTGTCCCCGCATTGGGCTAGACGACCTAGACCGCGTAAAAACCCCCATACTTAACTACTACGAGTACAAAGAGGGGCTCGACCCCAGGGCCGCGGCGAGACTTCTTTAA